A stretch of the Pedobacter sp. MC2016-14 genome encodes the following:
- a CDS encoding response regulator transcription factor: MARGSGFYKNILVIEDNHAILDVITLILQSEAYKVTGLNKSAEMMLHVEQFKPHLIILDIMLPDGDGRILLQELRSDPKTAHIPVLMISARYTAENVQHGEFKPNGFLAKPFDIDDLLDKIEGILEGKTY, translated from the coding sequence TTGGCTAGAGGTTCTGGGTTCTATAAAAACATTCTTGTTATCGAAGACAATCACGCCATACTGGATGTGATTACACTTATTCTGCAAAGTGAAGCTTATAAGGTAACAGGTTTAAACAAAAGTGCAGAAATGATGCTGCACGTAGAACAGTTCAAGCCCCATTTAATCATTCTAGACATTATGCTGCCTGACGGCGATGGCCGTATCTTACTTCAGGAGTTGAGGTCAGACCCAAAAACAGCACATATCCCGGTATTAATGATTTCTGCACGTTATACTGCCGAAAATGTTCAGCATGGAGAATTTAAACCAAATGGATTTTTAGCTAAACCATTTGACATTGATGACTTACTTGATAAAATAGAAGGTATTTTAGAAGGAAAAACCTATTAA